The following DNA comes from Pseudorasbora parva isolate DD20220531a chromosome 8, ASM2467924v1, whole genome shotgun sequence.
CTAATGAACATTGCCCAGGGTGGTCCTGACCAACCATAGGATGAGCAGTGTACCGCCACTGATCTCGCCATTCAGGCAACAAAGGTGGTGGTGCACACGGTTGGTCAGGCGATGGCCACACTTGTGGTCTAGGAGCACCACCTAGCTCAACCTGGCCGACATGAAGGAAACATCAAGTATCGTTTCCTGGACTCCCCGTGTCGCCAGTTATTATATGTTCGCTATTCGCCAACACGGTTGAAACTTCGCCCAACAGGCTACACAGAAGCAGATGGAGGCGATCTGCCACATCTTGCCTTGGCGATTGCAGCTCCTCCACCTGCTCGTCGCTGACCAGGGTGCTACCAGCACACAGACCCCACTTCAGGCCACTCCACTGTGTGAGTCAGGTCCCTGTGTTCTACTTCGCTGCCCCACTGCAGGTGCATTTGTTGTGCCGTTATTCCCATTGGTTCGGAGTCTGGGAGCCTGGCTAGCACTTCCCAGTCCATCCCGCTTGCTCATCCATACAATTAGACTTGGCTATGTAATTCATTCGCCCAGTGTCCCCCGTCTTCAGGGGTATACTGTTGCTGGTGGAGAATGCTCCTTTGCTTCGGGAGGAGATTACAGTCCTACAGGCATAGGGCTTGATTGAGCCGGTCCATCCAGCTGAGATGATGTTGgggttctacagcccttacttcatccCGTCCCCAAGAAAAttggtgggttacggccaaccTTGGACCTGCATGTCTTGAATTGGTCCCTTTACAGGCTGCTGTTCAAAATGTTGACTCATAAACACATTTTCGAATGCATCTGTCCCCAAGTTTGGTTTGCTTATGATAGATGTGCACTTCCATGGCTCAGTTCACCCTCGACACAGACCCTTTCTTTGGTTTGCGTTCAAGGGTCTGGCCTACCAGTACAAAGTCCTAGCCTTTGGCCTGGCCCTTCACGAAAGTCACGGAAGCAGCCCTTGCTCCCTTGAGAGAGTGTGGTGTTCACATTCTCAACTACCTTGATGACTGGCTCATCCTTGCACAGTCGAgagagcagttgtgcgaacacagtgaaatggtgctcagtcacctcaggcAGTTGGgtcttcgggtcaactgggacaAGAGCAAACTTTCCTCTGTGCAGAGGATCTTTTATCTCAGTATGCAATCGGACTTGGTCAACTGGCCAGCGTGCCTCATGGTGGAGCACGTCCAGTCAGTGTTGAACTGCCTTGAATACACTCAGCAAAGGGCTATTATGAGGCAATAACGTACTGCTCCGTATGGACAGCATAACCGTTTTATAAATCAACCACACTTACTTGTCTCCTCAGCGAAAAACAAATATGTGTTTGCTGACACCTCCTATGTATACCCCCACTGCGGGGCGGAGTCCTGCATGCAAATATCACGCATCGGTTCGCATTCTGACGTACATCTCAATTCCCTCCtacagggaacgagggttacatgtGTAACCTAGATGTTTTGTTCAAGGTAATTAAAgcacagtttttgtttttttttataagtgaGGAATTTGTAAAAGTGTGATTTTTGGAGGTGGTCTCTGCTGTTGGGGCacaataattaaaattataatttgcCAGAATTTTCCAGTTCTAATGTACCTATTGGAGACAGAAAATGCTGTTTTGCAGAATTGTCAATAAAATTTTTCTGTAATGATGGCaatgtattttgtattgtgTTGTATTTTCAGTGTGGTTTGTTCTGGCTGCATTTGGATTTTTTAATGTGGTGGGTACACAAGTATCTGGGTTAGATATTTGAAGAAAGTTGAACCAACTTACAAAAAGTACAACgttgagttaacttaaaaaaataaagcaaccagCTGCAAAGCATTTTTGAGTTTACTGAACTCCAAGACCTCTGAAGTTGTGCTAACTTGTTTCTTTGAGTTGGACTGGTAAGTTGAAAAAGTTGAACCAACTTTTTGGTTTCAAAGTTGAACCAACTTACAAAAAGTACAAAgttgagttaacttaaaaaaataaagcaaccagCTGCAAAGCATTTTTGAGTTTACTGAACTTCAAGACCTCTGAAGTTGGGCTAACTTGTTTCTTTGAGTTGGACTGGTAGTTAGATGGACTTACTGAGTAAAGTATAATTAACTTAATCAAATAAGTTTAGTGAactttcaaaaatgatttgGCATAACTtcaaccactgaagttgagtaaactcaaaaatgctttgcagctggttgctttatttttttaagttaactcaacttttttttttttttacagtgtggcatGACATGGTTAGATTCAGATGGTAAATATCATATATTATTGTAAGACATAATATAACAATATGATAGACCTATATATTAATCATatcataatataataaaatataaaatgtattgttactgcttatacattttaaatataaaatgtattgttacTAAATGTAATGTGACTACATTGCACTacattaaattaacatttaatgacaatataatttttaaatgaaaatatatattttcctttttataaaataaactaaatactACAAATGTTGCTAAAGGTATTATTTTAAACAAGTAACAACTTTGATattattcaaaacatattttttttagctaAAGTGTTTGTAGCAATACATTGTGCCTTTTGCCCCATTCTGGAGAGCCTTTCACCCCACCTGctcatatatttatattcattattttcacacaaaatctgTTGCTCCATCAATGTTCAATGAAAACATATATACTTTTTCTACAATCATATACTATGGGAGTAGTAAAGCTCATTTTTCTTATAGGGtgagttgacccaaaaatgaaaattagaccaCGATTTACTTaccaagtcatcctaggtgtagtatatgatattcttctttAAGATTAATAAAATccgagttatattaaaatgtcctgactcttccaagctttataatggcagtgactttGAATTTTTGGAAGTCCACAAAAGTCCATCATAAAACGGCTCTATGTGGCTCCAGGGTGTTAATAAAACTCTTCTGGAGCGAatcgtttgtgtaagaaaaatatccaaattTAAGACttaatagactaaaataactaacttcCAGTGGTCAGTGGTACACAAGTCTACTTGCACTAAATGAGTAACCACTGACGCAATGTATGTGTGGAGAAGATGgatagatgtacttttatggacttcaaaattGCCCCAACAATtcaatgccattataaagctgggaagagccagaacattttaaatttaactcctattttattcatctgaaagaagattgTCAggtgacttgagggtgagtaaatcatagtctaatttaaatttttgggtcaactaaacATTTAAGGTGTGCCTTTAACCTCATTGAACCCAGCTGTTAGTGTGCCTTTAGTAACAGAGCTGGGACATACTGGATTAAGCAATGAGTCACCTCACACCTGCCGCAGACTTTAGAAAAGGATGAGTCTGGGCACCAACAAGGAGCTGGAAAAAGTGTGCAACCCCATTATCACCCAGCTCTATCAGGGCGCAGGTGACATGCCGGGTGGAATACCTGAGGGATTTCCTGGAGGGACAGGAAGTGGTTCCTCATCTGGCCCAACCAATGAGGAAGTGGTttaaccttaaagggatagttcactttaaaatgaaaattctgtcatcctttactcactctcaagttgtttcaaacctgtatgaacacaagggaagatattttgaagaatgtcagtaaccaaacagttaactgcaccattgatttccatagtaggaaaaaaaaaatactatggaagtcaatggctccagttaactgttcgGTTACtgacattattcaaaatatcttccctcgTGTTCAgctgaaaaaaagaaattcatacaggtttgaaacaacttgagggtgaataaaggatgacagaattttcattttaaattgaacaatccctttaacaTTAACATCCAGGTTCATAAATAAGAAATCAACTCAAAATCTGATTTATGTCAACTTGCTGCATCTCAAACAGGCTTCATATGAACTAGCGTTTACATACATTGATGTGTCACGTGAGACCAACTTCTAGCTTGTGACCAAAGCAATATGACACTTACGAAATAGCATTAGCATTTACATATTAACCAATGTTGGCATTATGTTGGCAAATCTGTAATTCTGTCTGTAAGCTATTATTTAGTGGTTACAAGGTTAGTCATGCTACAATAACATCAAAATACCTAGTTGAGGTGAGGCCTGGTAACTTGTTCAGTTAGCTGTTATACTCATTATTCATAATAATTCCACAGGGAGAGTTTTTTGCACATCTGCTTTACAGTTAATGCATTTTAGTGTTTCCTGTATGactcaataaaaataaaacgtaTTATTTCCTCAATATCTTGTCTCATGGTTTTGTTAAATAATATCTCATGAAAAAATAACAGCCTAAATCATAGGCAACACACTTATTTCTATGATAAAATGCCTTCATGAAACAAGAAAGTTAGTTGAAGTCTCTCTTTTTTTGCAATCAGAAATGTAGGTGATGTtgcattgtttttgtttggctgACTAACCTATATCAGAATGAGATTGTTGTTTTTTCCTCATATGACAGATACAAACATTCCTTTGCTCCTCCTAACTGAATGAAAGCAGCTGCATGTATTGTGAAATTTAATAGATGCTAGAGAGAATATAAAGCCGGAGAGACACCTTATAGCAAACAACAGCAAGACACAAGCCGCTTGTCAACAACATGATCGAGATCATTAGCTTTTTTGCTTTGGTGGCTTCCACTCTAGGTGAGTTTTTATTAGGATAAAAGGTCACAGATTTAATTTCtaattgtttaatttatgttatatatatatatatatacaaatgcTATTCGTCTTGATTGTTCAGTATTGTTCTGTACGAAACTAAACAACATTTTTAgtgatattttactcatttgCCTTTTTATGAACTTTGCTGACAGGATGTGGAGTGCCTCTAGTTCAGCCTTTGGAAATGGCTGCCCGGCCTAATGCTGGGGACAATATAGCAAATTTAGTTGGGGGAAGTGATGTGATCCCTAGTGTTATTAATGGAAGGGAAACACTCCCTTGGCCCTGGCAGGTCTCTATCCAGGTAGTGTTacaagttttaaatatataatcaaatatataaaaacgtCTTTTCCAAAGCAAgaagatgttttttaatttttttattaatggatCCACTTCTAATTTCTTATCATATTATAATGGTCATGGATCTCATTCTCTGTTTAATGATGTACTCATGATGTTCTTTAAATTTGAACCAGAGATCCAATGGTGATCTGCTCTGTGGTGGTTCCCTGATCAACAACAATTGGGTCCTCACTGCTGCCCACTGTAAAGTTCAGtaagtatctatctatctatctatctatctatctatctatctatctatctatctatctatctatctatctatctatctatctatctatctatctatctatctatctatctatctatctatctatctatctatctatctatccaatcaTTCTATCCAGGTATTTCGATTTTGATACAAATGTACAGTATTCATCTAGTCCTGCTATTCCTTTCCCCGCTGTCTTTCTAGGGCTGGAGTTAATTATGTTATCCTTGGACAGAATAACCGTGGCTCCAATAATGAACGTATTCAAGTCAAACAAATTGCTAAGGTATCATCTTTAATGTGATTATTACATTAACATATATGTTTTAAATCTTTAAGtttaaattgaataatttcaaagtTAATGACTGTTCAAGGCAGTATTTATATGatcaaaaatgcattaaaaaaattagattgtgaaatattatttgagtttaaaataacatttttatacatttttttcagaatttttgatgaatagaaataaTTACGTTACTTAAATAATTAATAGAACATAATTAGTTTGAAATACAACTCATTTTTTGCATTATAAATCtcttaaaaacttttttttaacaaaaatcttaaaaatgcacacaaaaaaagagtTGAATActatttccccccccccccccatacacTTATAGGTCTTCAACCATCCCAATTACAACAAAAAGATCAAGTACAACAATGATGTTGCCCTACTGAAATTGGCCAGTTCAGCACAGATGTCGCCCCGCGTCTCTCCTATATGTCTGCCTGGCTCCTCCGCCAGCATACTCCCTGGGACTCTTTGTGTGACCACAGGCTGGGGCAAAACTGAGACTGGGAGTAAGTCTGCAATTCTTCTCACCTGTGCATTTTAATTgtgtaataaataataacaataaaaaaaaacagcagttGTTCCTTGATCAGCCTTTCAGACACTTAACTGCCTCATATTCTTCTTTTGCTTCTAGTGCCTTCTCTCATCTTGCAGCAGGCGACCCTGCCAATAGTGAGTCAGAATCAGTGTAGGCAAGAATTTGGTCAAAACAGAATCACTGATGCCATGATCTGTGCTGGAGCCTCTGGAGCCTCATCTTGCCAGGTATATGAAGACAGGTTCACACACATATTACACACAAACTATTAATTTTCAATatttgaaaaacacacaatgtTAACATTGTCGCAATTCTAATCAGTGATTTCTGTCTGTCACCTACAGGGTGATTCTGGTGGTCCTCTGATATGCAAGAGCTCAGGTGTTTGGTATCAGGTGGGCATCGTGTCCTGGGGCTTTGAAAGCTGCAATGTTAATGT
Coding sequences within:
- the LOC137084210 gene encoding chymotrypsin-like protease CTRL-1; the protein is MIEIISFFALVASTLGCGVPLVQPLEMAARPNAGDNIANLVGGSDVIPSVINGRETLPWPWQVSIQRSNGDLLCGGSLINNNWVLTAAHCKVQAGVNYVILGQNNRGSNNERIQVKQIAKVFNHPNYNKKIKYNNDVALLKLASSAQMSPRVSPICLPGSSASILPGTLCVTTGWGKTETGMPSLILQQATLPIVSQNQCRQEFGQNRITDAMICAGASGASSCQGDSGGPLICKSSGVWYQVGIVSWGFESCNVNVPIVYTRVPYFRKWIDDILKYN